The Salvelinus fontinalis isolate EN_2023a unplaced genomic scaffold, ASM2944872v1 scaffold_0173, whole genome shotgun sequence genome contains a region encoding:
- the fahd1 gene encoding acylpyruvase FAHD1, mitochondrial: MTSRNVSRYWEWGKKIICVGRNYADHAKELKNVVPTEPVLFLKTPSAYLTEGSPILIPKYSNSVHHEIELGVVIGKGGTAIPQSSAMQHVAGYALCLDMTARDVQDDCKSKGLPWTLAKAFNTSCPVSEFIPKERIPDPGNVKIWLKVNGQMRQNGCTSQMIFSIPFLISYISEIITLEEGDLILTGTPKGVSAVQVHDELHAGIDDVVSMTFKVGRR, from the coding sequence ATGACTTCACGAAATGTATCTCGATATTGGGAGTGGGGAAAGAAAATCATCTGTGTTGGGAGGAACTACGCCGACCATGCAAAGGAGCTGAAGAACGTCGTCCCAACAGAGCCCGTGTTGTTCCTGAAGACTCCATCTGCATATCTGACAGAGGGCTCACCTATCCTCATTCCCAAATACTCCAACAGTGTACATCATGAAATCGAGTTGGGGGTGGTCATCGGGAAAGGGGGCACCGCTATCCCCCAATCCTCCGCGATGCAACACGTCGCAGGGTACGCCCTGTGCTTGGATATGACCGCTCGGGATGTCCAGGATGACTGCAAGTCTAAAGGTCTTCCGTGGACTCTGGCCAAAGCGTTCAACACGTCTTGTCCCGTCAGTGAATTCATCCCCAAAGAGCGGATACCCGACCCGGGAAACGTGAAGATCTGGCTCAAAGTGAACGGCCAGATGCGCCAGAATGGCTGCACCTCTCAGATGATCTTCTCCATTCCCTTTCTCATCAGCTACATCAGTGAGATCATCACCCTAGAAGAGGGGGATCTGATTCTCACTGGGACTCCCAAGGGTGTATCCGCTGTGCAGGTGCACGATGAACTACATGCTGGCATAGATGATGTTGTCAGCATGACTTTTAAAGTTGGCAGACGTTGA
- the narfl gene encoding cytosolic Fe-S cluster assembly factor narfl isoform X1 has product MVSQFSGVLQLTDLDDFITPSQECVKPVKVEKKQGRSVAKIQIEDDGSYFQVKQDGGKQKLEKAKITLNDCLACSGCITSAESVLITQQSHEEIYRVLRNNKQAGVAEQKVVVVSVSPQSRASLAARYGLSSSEAGRRLTAFFKGLGVHHVFDTSFSRTFSLLESQREFVERFHRKEQDKQALPMLASACPGWICYAEKTHGEFILPYVSSTRSPQQMMGSLVKGFFAGQQGLNPQQIYHVTVMPCYDKKLEASRPDFYLEEADTREVDCVITSGEVLKMLEEEKVLLSDVEPAPLDTMFSSVCGDELLGHAGSGSGGYLHHVFTHAARQLFGEEVKELTYKTLKNKDFQEVTLERDGVVVLRFAATYGFRNIQNLVQKLKRGNSPYHFVEVMACPSGCLNGGGQVKPLPEQNNKELLQQLEDLYREERPLVPEEDQRVAELYQSWLQSVGEERARELLHTQYHAVDKATNGLLVKW; this is encoded by the exons ATGGTGTCCCAATTTAGCGGTGTTTTGCAGTTGACAGATCTAGATGATTTTATCACTCCTTCCCAG GAATGTGTGAAACCAGTCAAGGTGGAGAAGAAGCAAGGCAGATCTGTGGCTAAAATTCAAATAGAAGATGATGGGAGCTATTTCCAGGTTAAACAG GATGGTGGAAAGCAGAAGCTGGAGAAAGCTAAGATCACTCTGAATGACTGCCTGGCCTGCAGTGGCTGCATCACCTCAGCTGAGAGTGTCCTTATCACACAGCAGAGTCATGAAGAGATCTACAGGGTGCTACGCAACAAcaag CAGGCAGGTGTAGCAGAGcagaaggtggtggtggtgtctgtGTCCCCACAGTCCAGAGCCTCCCTGGCAGCACGCTACGGCCTGAGCAGCAGTGAGGCAGGCAGGAGGCTCACCGCCTTCTTCAAGGGTCTGG GGGTTCACCACGTGTTTGACACCAGCTTCAGTAGGACCTTCAGCCTGttggagagtcagagagagtttGTGGAGCGGTTCCATCGGAAGGAGCAAGACAAGCAGGCCCTGCCCATGCTGGCCTCTGCCTGCCCAG GTTGGATCTGCTATGCAGAGAAAACCCATGGAGAGTTCATCCTGCCCTACGTCAGTTCCACCCGCTCCCCACAGCAGATGATGGGCTCTCTGGTGAAGGGCTTCTTCGCTGGCCAGCAG ggcCTGAACCCTCAGCAGATCTACCATGTGACTGTGATGCCCTGCTATGATAAGAAACTGGAGGCCTCCAGGCCTGACTTCTACCTGGAGGAGGCTGACACCAGAGAGGTGGACTGTGTCATCACTTCAG GAGAAgttctgaagatgctggaggaagagAAAGTGTTGCTCAGCGATGTGGAGCCAGCCCCATTAGATACAAT GTTCAGCAGTGTGTGTGGTGATGAGTTGCTGGGTCATGCAGGGAGCGGTTCAGGAGGATACCTCCATCACGTGTTCACACACGCTGCCAGACAGCTGTTtggagaggaggtgaaggagcTCACATACAAGACACTCAA GAACAAGGACTTCCAGGAGGTGACCCTGGAAAGGGACGGTGTGGTCGTGCTGCGTTTCGCCGCAACCTACGGTTTCCGCAACATCCAGAACCTGGTGCAGAAACTGAAGAGGGGAAATTCACCCTACCACTTCGTAGAGGTCATGGCCTGTCCGTCAG gttGTCTGAATGGGGGAGGCCAGGTGAAGCCCTTACCAGAGCAGAACAACAAGGAGTTGCTGCAGCAGTTGGAGGATCTGTACAGGGAGGAGCGCCCTCTAGTGCCAGAGGAGGACCAGCGCGTGGCAGAGCTGTACCAGTCCTGGCTACAGagtgtaggagaggagagagccaggGAGCTGCTGCACACACAGTACCATGCAGTGGACAAGGCCACCAACGGACTCCTTGTCAAATGGTGA
- the hagh gene encoding hydroxyacylglutathione hydrolase, mitochondrial isoform X2, whose translation MKVELLPALTDNYMYLLIDEESKEAAIIDPVEPVKVVEAIRKHGVRLTTVLTTHHHWDHAGGNEKMVRLVPGLTVYGGDDRVDALTKKVKHSNTFKVGSLTVKCLFTPCHTTGHICYLVTKDNSTEPPAVFTGDTLFVAGCGKFFEGTAEQMYRALIDVLGRLPPETRVYCGHEYTVNNLKFARHVEPDNEVIKKKLAWAKEKVRNGEPTIPSTVAEEFKFNPFMRVKEKSVQEHAGQNDPVETMRSLRKEKDGFRVPKE comes from the exons ATGAAGGTAGAACTGCTGCCAGCCCTCACTGACAACTATATGTACCTTCTCATTGATGAGGAGTCAAAGGAAGCTGCCATCATAGACCCAGTTGAACCAGTGAAG GTTGTAGAAGCTATCAGAAAGCACGGTGTGAGACTTACGACAGTTCTGACCACCCATCACCATTG gGACCATGCGGGAGGCAATGAGAAGATGGTGAGGCTGGTGCCTGGTCTCACTGTGTACGGAGGAGATGACCGGGTGGATGCCCTCACTAAGAAAGTCAAACACTCCAACACGTTCAAA GTTGGTTCACTTACAGTCAAGTGTTTGTTTACGCCATGCCACACCACTGGCCACATTTGCTACCTTGTGACCAAAGACAACAGCACTGAGCCTCCAGCTGTCTTCACAG GGGACACACTGTTTGTTGCTGGCTGTGGGAAGTTCTTTGAGGGTACAGCTGAACAGATGTACAGGGCATTGATAGACGTGCTGGGACGTCTGCCCCCTGAAACA CGTGTTTACTGTGGTCATGAGTACACCGTCAACAATCTGAAGTTCGCTCGACATGTGGAGCCTGACAACGAGGTCATCAAGAAAAAACTAGCATGGGCAAAG GAGAAGGTCCGTAATGGAGAACCAACCATCCCCTCCACTGTGGCTGAAGAATTCAAATTCAACCCCTTTATGAGAGTGAA AGAGAAGTCTGTGCAAGAGCATGCTGGGCAGAATGACCCTGTTGAAACCATGAGGAGTCTGCGTAAGGAGAAAGATGGCTTCCGGGTCCCCAAGGAGTGA
- the hagh gene encoding hydroxyacylglutathione hydrolase, mitochondrial isoform X1: protein MFYRSLVASACTLGVLGAAATYKIAPAHVQAALLHKEAPDIPIRKSLLLEQSDMKVELLPALTDNYMYLLIDEESKEAAIIDPVEPVKVVEAIRKHGVRLTTVLTTHHHWDHAGGNEKMVRLVPGLTVYGGDDRVDALTKKVKHSNTFKVGSLTVKCLFTPCHTTGHICYLVTKDNSTEPPAVFTGDTLFVAGCGKFFEGTAEQMYRALIDVLGRLPPETRVYCGHEYTVNNLKFARHVEPDNEVIKKKLAWAKEKVRNGEPTIPSTVAEEFKFNPFMRVKEKSVQEHAGQNDPVETMRSLRKEKDGFRVPKE from the exons ATGTTTTACAGGTCACTGGTAGCGAGTGCCTGCACTCTTGGCGTTCTTGGAGCCGCTGCAACGTATAAAATTG CCCCTGCGCACGTCCAAGCAGCCCTTTTACACAAGGAAGCTCCTGATATCCCGATAAGGAAGTCTTTACTTCTGGAGCAGAGCGACATGAAGGTAGAACTGCTGCCAGCCCTCACTGACAACTATATGTACCTTCTCATTGATGAGGAGTCAAAGGAAGCTGCCATCATAGACCCAGTTGAACCAGTGAAG GTTGTAGAAGCTATCAGAAAGCACGGTGTGAGACTTACGACAGTTCTGACCACCCATCACCATTG gGACCATGCGGGAGGCAATGAGAAGATGGTGAGGCTGGTGCCTGGTCTCACTGTGTACGGAGGAGATGACCGGGTGGATGCCCTCACTAAGAAAGTCAAACACTCCAACACGTTCAAA GTTGGTTCACTTACAGTCAAGTGTTTGTTTACGCCATGCCACACCACTGGCCACATTTGCTACCTTGTGACCAAAGACAACAGCACTGAGCCTCCAGCTGTCTTCACAG GGGACACACTGTTTGTTGCTGGCTGTGGGAAGTTCTTTGAGGGTACAGCTGAACAGATGTACAGGGCATTGATAGACGTGCTGGGACGTCTGCCCCCTGAAACA CGTGTTTACTGTGGTCATGAGTACACCGTCAACAATCTGAAGTTCGCTCGACATGTGGAGCCTGACAACGAGGTCATCAAGAAAAAACTAGCATGGGCAAAG GAGAAGGTCCGTAATGGAGAACCAACCATCCCCTCCACTGTGGCTGAAGAATTCAAATTCAACCCCTTTATGAGAGTGAA AGAGAAGTCTGTGCAAGAGCATGCTGGGCAGAATGACCCTGTTGAAACCATGAGGAGTCTGCGTAAGGAGAAAGATGGCTTCCGGGTCCCCAAGGAGTGA
- the narfl gene encoding cytosolic Fe-S cluster assembly factor narfl isoform X2, producing the protein MVSQFSGVLQLTDLDDFITPSQECVKPVKVEKKQGRSVAKIQIEDDGSYFQVKQDGGKQKLEKAKITLNDCLACSGCITSAESVLITQQSHEEIYRVLRNNKAGVAEQKVVVVSVSPQSRASLAARYGLSSSEAGRRLTAFFKGLGVHHVFDTSFSRTFSLLESQREFVERFHRKEQDKQALPMLASACPGWICYAEKTHGEFILPYVSSTRSPQQMMGSLVKGFFAGQQGLNPQQIYHVTVMPCYDKKLEASRPDFYLEEADTREVDCVITSGEVLKMLEEEKVLLSDVEPAPLDTMFSSVCGDELLGHAGSGSGGYLHHVFTHAARQLFGEEVKELTYKTLKNKDFQEVTLERDGVVVLRFAATYGFRNIQNLVQKLKRGNSPYHFVEVMACPSGCLNGGGQVKPLPEQNNKELLQQLEDLYREERPLVPEEDQRVAELYQSWLQSVGEERARELLHTQYHAVDKATNGLLVKW; encoded by the exons ATGGTGTCCCAATTTAGCGGTGTTTTGCAGTTGACAGATCTAGATGATTTTATCACTCCTTCCCAG GAATGTGTGAAACCAGTCAAGGTGGAGAAGAAGCAAGGCAGATCTGTGGCTAAAATTCAAATAGAAGATGATGGGAGCTATTTCCAGGTTAAACAG GATGGTGGAAAGCAGAAGCTGGAGAAAGCTAAGATCACTCTGAATGACTGCCTGGCCTGCAGTGGCTGCATCACCTCAGCTGAGAGTGTCCTTATCACACAGCAGAGTCATGAAGAGATCTACAGGGTGCTACGCAACAAcaag GCAGGTGTAGCAGAGcagaaggtggtggtggtgtctgtGTCCCCACAGTCCAGAGCCTCCCTGGCAGCACGCTACGGCCTGAGCAGCAGTGAGGCAGGCAGGAGGCTCACCGCCTTCTTCAAGGGTCTGG GGGTTCACCACGTGTTTGACACCAGCTTCAGTAGGACCTTCAGCCTGttggagagtcagagagagtttGTGGAGCGGTTCCATCGGAAGGAGCAAGACAAGCAGGCCCTGCCCATGCTGGCCTCTGCCTGCCCAG GTTGGATCTGCTATGCAGAGAAAACCCATGGAGAGTTCATCCTGCCCTACGTCAGTTCCACCCGCTCCCCACAGCAGATGATGGGCTCTCTGGTGAAGGGCTTCTTCGCTGGCCAGCAG ggcCTGAACCCTCAGCAGATCTACCATGTGACTGTGATGCCCTGCTATGATAAGAAACTGGAGGCCTCCAGGCCTGACTTCTACCTGGAGGAGGCTGACACCAGAGAGGTGGACTGTGTCATCACTTCAG GAGAAgttctgaagatgctggaggaagagAAAGTGTTGCTCAGCGATGTGGAGCCAGCCCCATTAGATACAAT GTTCAGCAGTGTGTGTGGTGATGAGTTGCTGGGTCATGCAGGGAGCGGTTCAGGAGGATACCTCCATCACGTGTTCACACACGCTGCCAGACAGCTGTTtggagaggaggtgaaggagcTCACATACAAGACACTCAA GAACAAGGACTTCCAGGAGGTGACCCTGGAAAGGGACGGTGTGGTCGTGCTGCGTTTCGCCGCAACCTACGGTTTCCGCAACATCCAGAACCTGGTGCAGAAACTGAAGAGGGGAAATTCACCCTACCACTTCGTAGAGGTCATGGCCTGTCCGTCAG gttGTCTGAATGGGGGAGGCCAGGTGAAGCCCTTACCAGAGCAGAACAACAAGGAGTTGCTGCAGCAGTTGGAGGATCTGTACAGGGAGGAGCGCCCTCTAGTGCCAGAGGAGGACCAGCGCGTGGCAGAGCTGTACCAGTCCTGGCTACAGagtgtaggagaggagagagccaggGAGCTGCTGCACACACAGTACCATGCAGTGGACAAGGCCACCAACGGACTCCTTGTCAAATGGTGA